The Leptospira venezuelensis genome contains a region encoding:
- a CDS encoding GFA family protein yields MSLKKYSGSCHCGAVRYEADLDLSAGTGRCNCSFCRKVRNWSIIVKPESFRLLSGEDSLSFYEFNTKSSKHHFCKNCGVRTFSKGYIEEIGGAFVSVAISTLDNADLNELIEAPVWYADGLNNNWHNQPVEIRHL; encoded by the coding sequence ATGAGCCTCAAAAAATATTCTGGAAGTTGTCATTGCGGTGCAGTTCGTTACGAAGCAGATTTAGATTTAAGCGCTGGCACAGGCAGATGTAACTGTTCCTTCTGCAGAAAAGTCCGAAACTGGTCCATCATAGTTAAACCTGAATCATTTCGTTTATTGAGTGGAGAAGATAGTCTCAGCTTTTACGAATTTAATACAAAAAGTAGCAAACATCATTTTTGTAAAAACTGTGGTGTTAGAACTTTCTCAAAAGGATATATCGAAGAAATTGGCGGAGCGTTTGTAAGTGTTGCGATTTCTACTTTAGATAATGCCGACCTAAACGAATTGATTGAAGCGCCAGTATGGTATGCGGACGGTTTGAATAATAATTGGCATAATCAACCTGTAGAGATCAGACATTTATAA
- a CDS encoding zeta toxin — MAKIRLRIFAGPNGSGKTTFIQNFPEFGENIKLGVYINADDIEALLKKDRILNFAHYKISVSTEEIQDYFKKSQFSPIKSSQPNLWESFECRDGHLEVIPSQIIDSYIAADLAEFLRLTMIKNKISFSFETVMSDHRKIDLIKYAKSNGYKIYLYYFCTEDPEININRVENRVGQNGHGVPEDKIRSRYKASLGNLKEVVSLSDRTYLFDSTEQYAYLFSEITDGKHVKIFDVNKVPNWFSDTLGPG, encoded by the coding sequence ATGGCGAAAATTCGACTTCGCATTTTTGCTGGGCCTAATGGATCGGGTAAAACAACATTCATTCAAAATTTTCCGGAATTCGGAGAGAATATAAAATTAGGAGTTTATATCAACGCCGATGATATTGAAGCCCTTCTTAAAAAAGACCGAATATTAAATTTCGCTCATTATAAGATTTCTGTTTCGACCGAGGAAATACAGGATTACTTTAAAAAATCTCAATTTTCACCAATCAAAAGTAGTCAGCCAAATTTATGGGAATCATTTGAATGTCGAGATGGACACTTAGAAGTAATTCCAAGTCAGATTATTGATTCATATATTGCAGCAGATCTTGCAGAATTCCTTAGGCTAACCATGATAAAAAATAAAATTTCTTTTTCATTCGAAACCGTTATGAGTGATCACCGAAAAATCGATTTAATTAAGTATGCTAAATCAAATGGATATAAGATATATTTGTATTACTTTTGCACGGAAGATCCGGAGATCAATATCAATCGAGTTGAAAATCGGGTAGGCCAAAATGGGCATGGAGTTCCGGAAGATAAGATTCGAAGTAGGTATAAGGCAAGTTTAGGAAACCTAAAGGAAGTAGTATCCTTATCTGATCGTACTTACCTATTTGATTCTACGGAACAATATGCTTACTTATTTTCTGAAATCACGGATGGCAAGCATGTGAAGATTTTCGATGTAAATAAAGTCCCAAATTGGTTCTCTGATACATTGGGACCTGGATGA
- a CDS encoding DNA alkylation repair protein translates to MAEALKNFYDDKALLEIGTQFSKVLSSKRPQDWVQEIKRKDWKTLELKQRIKRIAEVLSNSLPKPFPKAVSPLLDISKVLEEKFSGTERFYIIFLGETVEIAGIDYPEESLYCMEKITQIISCEFAIREFLIRYPDITWKKMLEWSKHSHPGTRRLASEGSRPRLPWGKGIPGLKNDPKKTLSILENLKKDPDEVVRRSVANHLNDISKDHPDLVISIAKKWMGKSKNTDLLLKHALRGLLKQGNSDTLSIFGFSKSKSAKISRLEFQPKIVEIGKHLSYRFEMKSEAKETTLYRLESKIHYLKSSGKFSIKVFQIEEREFSPKETKVYERKQTFQQMTTRTHFPGIHKLEIIVNGETKATAEFKVSYPKSSKGNKR, encoded by the coding sequence ATGGCGGAAGCTCTTAAGAATTTTTACGATGACAAGGCTCTCTTGGAGATAGGTACTCAATTCTCAAAGGTATTATCTTCGAAACGACCTCAAGATTGGGTCCAAGAGATCAAACGTAAAGATTGGAAGACATTAGAACTCAAACAAAGGATCAAAAGAATTGCGGAGGTCTTATCAAACTCCCTCCCTAAACCATTTCCAAAAGCAGTTTCTCCTCTATTAGATATTTCGAAAGTTCTGGAAGAAAAATTTTCAGGCACAGAAAGGTTTTATATCATCTTCTTGGGAGAGACAGTCGAAATCGCAGGCATTGATTATCCAGAGGAATCCCTATATTGTATGGAAAAGATCACACAGATTATTTCCTGCGAATTCGCTATTCGCGAGTTTTTGATCCGATATCCAGATATCACGTGGAAAAAAATGTTAGAGTGGTCTAAACATTCTCACCCGGGGACAAGAAGGTTAGCAAGTGAAGGATCTCGCCCTAGATTGCCATGGGGAAAAGGAATCCCAGGATTAAAAAATGATCCTAAAAAAACCCTCTCCATTTTGGAAAATTTAAAAAAAGATCCGGATGAAGTAGTACGCAGAAGTGTAGCCAACCATCTGAACGATATTTCTAAAGATCATCCGGATTTAGTGATATCTATTGCAAAAAAATGGATGGGTAAATCGAAAAATACAGATCTTCTATTAAAGCATGCACTAAGGGGTTTGTTAAAACAGGGCAACTCAGACACACTTTCTATCTTTGGGTTTTCTAAAAGTAAATCTGCTAAAATTTCCAGGTTGGAATTTCAACCAAAGATCGTAGAGATCGGAAAACATCTGTCCTATCGGTTTGAAATGAAGTCCGAAGCAAAAGAAACAACATTATACAGATTAGAATCTAAGATCCATTATCTTAAATCTTCTGGAAAATTTTCCATAAAAGTATTTCAGATAGAAGAAAGAGAATTTTCCCCCAAAGAAACAAAAGTTTATGAAAGAAAACAAACTTTTCAGCAAATGACTACCAGAACACATTTCCCTGGAATCCATAAACTGGAAATCATTGTGAATGGGGAGACAAAAGCAACGGCAGAATTCAAAGTTTCTTACCCGAAATCTTCCAAAGGCAATAAACGTTAA
- a CDS encoding metal-dependent hydrolase gives MGQATSTRVQPKIRKPKFPLEDIAKERGFGKNIPFFTAFLSSLSVLFPEGERFFIRSVKAFSEVVDPALRNEIKAFAGQEAVHGNVHDKMNERFVEIGLDFRSHEKMFCWLFFDVLEKNILKLFPVWGKRLALSITAAAEHFTATLGRFLLSLPEKRVAWIDPISWKVIEWHALEELEHKAVAYDVYRASGGGYFTRILGMTIAVQLLGLLAIVGTIRALFYFGIPNPSQVVRDIRFFFGFPGFAWAVIFYILEYYIPGFHPNDQDDHKLLEKFEKVMTAHGY, from the coding sequence ATGGGCCAAGCGACATCCACTAGAGTCCAGCCAAAAATACGTAAACCGAAATTCCCTTTGGAAGATATTGCAAAGGAAAGAGGTTTCGGCAAAAACATCCCATTCTTTACGGCATTTCTTTCCAGCTTAAGTGTATTATTTCCGGAAGGAGAACGTTTCTTTATACGTTCAGTAAAAGCATTCAGCGAAGTTGTTGATCCTGCGTTAAGAAATGAAATCAAAGCATTTGCAGGGCAAGAAGCAGTCCACGGAAATGTTCATGATAAAATGAATGAAAGATTTGTGGAGATCGGTTTAGATTTCCGCAGTCATGAAAAAATGTTTTGCTGGTTATTCTTTGACGTATTAGAAAAAAATATTCTGAAACTTTTTCCTGTTTGGGGTAAAAGACTTGCTCTATCGATCACTGCAGCAGCGGAACATTTTACTGCAACTCTCGGAAGATTTTTACTTTCTCTCCCTGAAAAACGTGTAGCTTGGATCGATCCGATTAGCTGGAAAGTAATCGAATGGCACGCATTGGAAGAATTAGAGCATAAAGCTGTGGCATATGACGTTTATCGTGCTTCCGGAGGAGGGTATTTTACTCGGATTCTTGGAATGACTATCGCAGTTCAACTTCTGGGCCTGCTTGCCATAGTTGGCACAATCAGAGCTCTATTCTATTTTGGTATTCCAAATCCAAGCCAAGTCGTTAGAGACATTCGTTTCTTCTTCGGTTTTCCAGGCTTTGCTTGGGCTGTGATCTTTTATATTTTAGAATATTATATCCCTGGATTCCATCCGAACGACCAAGACGATCACAAACTTCTGGAAAAGTTTGAAAAAGTCATGACCGCTCACGGGTATTAA
- a CDS encoding MATE family efflux transporter, with translation MEAIQKNSKLESEKTSLWRELRKALTGTEADYTQISLGKAVFLLSVPMVLELVMESAFAVVDIYFVGSLGPSAVAAVGLTETYLFLLYSLAIGMSTAVTAIIARRIGEGDKEQAGIAAVQSVFLSILVSLPFAIFGVWFAKDLLILMGGDPWVVEHGSRYTQWIFGGNIVIMLLFGLNAVFRGAGDAAIAMRVLWISNGLNMILDPIFIFGFGPVPAMGIEGAAIATNIGRGVGVLFQIYLLLKGGNHIRVLRSQISVHWEIISDIVKTSLGGIGQTIIGMTSWIFLVRIISEFGSEAVAGATIALRIMMFTLMPSWGMSNAVATLVGQNLGAGRPDRAEKSVWIVGVWNMVFLIGVSICYFIFRESLVSIFTDDAKVISIGSEWLGIVSYSYFVYAWWMVSVQAFNGAGDTMTPTLINLVFFWMFQIPFAYVLAKVLSYGYSGVFWASMITETSVGLFTLWLFRKGGWKTSKV, from the coding sequence ATGGAAGCTATACAAAAAAACTCAAAGTTAGAATCAGAAAAAACTTCACTTTGGCGGGAATTACGAAAAGCACTTACTGGAACAGAAGCGGATTATACTCAAATTTCGCTTGGTAAGGCCGTTTTTTTACTCTCTGTTCCAATGGTTTTAGAATTGGTCATGGAGTCTGCATTTGCAGTCGTTGACATTTATTTTGTAGGTTCTTTAGGTCCTTCTGCTGTTGCTGCGGTTGGGCTTACGGAAACGTATTTGTTCCTTCTTTATTCTCTCGCTATTGGAATGTCCACTGCAGTGACCGCGATTATCGCAAGAAGGATCGGAGAAGGAGATAAGGAGCAAGCTGGGATTGCCGCAGTTCAATCTGTTTTCCTTTCTATACTTGTTTCATTACCTTTCGCTATCTTCGGAGTTTGGTTTGCGAAAGATCTTCTTATACTCATGGGAGGAGATCCCTGGGTCGTGGAGCATGGGTCCCGTTATACACAATGGATCTTCGGCGGAAATATCGTAATCATGCTTTTGTTCGGACTCAATGCGGTTTTTAGAGGCGCGGGGGATGCAGCGATCGCAATGAGAGTTTTATGGATTTCTAATGGTCTAAACATGATCCTGGATCCGATCTTTATCTTCGGTTTTGGTCCAGTTCCGGCTATGGGGATAGAAGGTGCTGCCATCGCCACAAATATCGGAAGGGGAGTCGGAGTTCTATTTCAAATCTATCTTCTTCTAAAAGGTGGAAATCATATTAGAGTGCTTCGTTCTCAGATCAGCGTTCATTGGGAAATCATTTCGGATATAGTTAAGACTTCTCTTGGCGGGATTGGGCAAACTATTATAGGAATGACTTCTTGGATCTTTCTTGTGAGAATTATTTCCGAATTCGGAAGTGAAGCAGTAGCTGGAGCTACAATCGCTCTTCGGATCATGATGTTTACTCTCATGCCTTCTTGGGGAATGTCCAACGCTGTTGCGACTTTAGTTGGGCAAAACTTAGGTGCAGGAAGACCTGATCGTGCTGAAAAATCCGTTTGGATTGTAGGTGTATGGAATATGGTTTTTCTGATCGGAGTTTCCATCTGCTATTTTATTTTCAGGGAATCTCTTGTATCGATCTTTACTGATGATGCCAAAGTAATCTCTATCGGTTCTGAATGGTTAGGGATAGTATCCTATTCTTATTTTGTATATGCTTGGTGGATGGTAAGCGTTCAGGCGTTTAATGGTGCAGGTGATACAATGACTCCTACATTAATCAATCTGGTCTTTTTTTGGATGTTCCAAATTCCATTCGCTTATGTTTTGGCGAAGGTTCTTTCATACGGATACTCTGGAGTATTCTGGGCAAGTATGATCACAGAAACTTCTGTCGGACTTTTCACTCTTTGGTTATTCCGAAAAGGTGGATGGAAAACTTCGAAGGTTTGA
- a CDS encoding Fic family protein, with amino-acid sequence MEAYKKQPFLLPILPPKIDLETKPILRAVSQAQRYLAELKGVSGSIPNQNILIHTLSLQEAKDSSEVENIITTHDELFKEELFLDGDPHPSAKEVARYASALKKGFELVRTHQILTENHILNIQEELENNSAGYRKVPGTTLKNQSTGEIVYTPPQTLEEIQTLMKNLEQYINDDDLSEVDVLIKMAVIHYQFESIHPFYDGNGRTGRILNILYLVLKDLLSLPILYLSRYIIRNKSEYYTRLQAVRDRGDWEGWILYMVQGIEETSKQTIQTILQIKVAMQDYKQRIRSSCKFYSQDLINNLFYHPYTKIEFIEKDLKVNRITASKYLDELCEKGFLKKEKLGRSNYYINLKLFRILVG; translated from the coding sequence TTTCTGCTCCCGATCCTTCCTCCGAAAATCGATCTGGAAACAAAGCCGATTCTCCGTGCGGTTTCCCAGGCACAGCGTTATCTGGCGGAATTAAAGGGGGTGTCTGGGAGTATTCCGAATCAGAATATTCTGATCCATACTCTATCTCTACAGGAGGCTAAGGATAGTTCCGAGGTAGAGAATATCATCACGACTCATGACGAGCTTTTTAAGGAAGAATTATTTCTGGACGGAGATCCTCATCCTTCTGCAAAGGAGGTCGCAAGATATGCTTCCGCTTTGAAAAAAGGATTCGAGCTTGTAAGGACTCATCAAATCCTTACGGAAAATCATATTCTAAACATCCAAGAGGAATTGGAAAATAATTCGGCGGGATATAGAAAAGTTCCGGGGACTACCTTAAAGAACCAATCTACAGGAGAAATTGTTTATACTCCTCCCCAAACCTTGGAGGAGATCCAGACTCTCATGAAAAATCTGGAACAATATATCAATGATGACGATTTGTCCGAGGTTGATGTTTTAATCAAGATGGCGGTCATTCATTACCAATTTGAAAGTATTCATCCGTTCTATGATGGGAACGGTAGAACGGGAAGAATTTTGAATATTCTATATTTAGTTTTAAAAGACTTATTGAGCCTGCCTATCTTGTATTTAAGTCGGTATATTATTCGAAATAAATCGGAGTATTATACCCGACTTCAGGCAGTACGAGACAGAGGAGATTGGGAAGGATGGATTTTGTATATGGTCCAAGGAATAGAAGAAACTTCTAAACAAACCATCCAAACTATTCTGCAGATCAAAGTAGCAATGCAGGATTATAAACAAAGGATCCGGAGTTCTTGTAAGTTTTATAGCCAGGACCTGATCAATAATCTATTCTATCATCCTTATACGAAGATCGAATTCATTGAGAAGGATCTAAAAGTAAATCGGATAACTGCTTCTAAGTATTTAGATGAACTTTGCGAGAAAGGTTTTCTCAAAAAAGAAAAGTTAGGGCGTTCGAATTATTATATTAATCTAAAGTTGTTTAGGATTTTGGTTGGGTAA
- a CDS encoding HTH domain-containing protein, which yields MSLSFLEVAERALHETKQPMTATEMWAHAEKKKWKTDSVGKTPEASISAQIYLSLKNNPRSPFQKVSKHPTRFALTGWGDMIRTQILKLESYALEDENSPLNERSLHPHLAKFVYSNSHFNAYVKTIHHEISSRSPKGANRWLHPDLVGVHFTFEDYETETQIIQSLTKAPLCKFYSFEMKIRLEYSNLREAFFQAVSNSSWANEGYLVATKINQEIDFKDELARLNKAFGIGIILLDTKNPEDSEILFLANRKDEIDLDTVDRLAFSNKDFREFLKNVEEDIKLGKVKSEYDKWD from the coding sequence ATGTCTCTTTCCTTCCTAGAGGTAGCCGAGCGAGCCTTGCACGAAACAAAACAGCCGATGACTGCGACCGAAATGTGGGCGCATGCAGAAAAGAAAAAATGGAAGACTGATTCGGTGGGAAAGACCCCAGAAGCTTCTATTTCTGCACAAATCTACCTTAGTCTCAAAAACAACCCACGTTCTCCGTTTCAAAAAGTAAGTAAACATCCAACTCGATTTGCACTTACTGGATGGGGTGATATGATACGTACTCAAATCCTAAAATTAGAATCTTATGCTTTAGAAGATGAAAATTCGCCTTTAAATGAGCGTAGTCTTCATCCTCATTTAGCCAAATTCGTTTACTCAAACTCACATTTTAATGCTTACGTAAAAACTATTCATCACGAAATTTCAAGTAGAAGCCCAAAAGGTGCGAATAGATGGCTTCATCCGGATTTAGTTGGAGTTCATTTTACATTTGAAGATTATGAAACTGAAACACAAATCATTCAATCCTTAACTAAAGCTCCACTTTGTAAGTTCTATTCATTTGAAATGAAGATAAGGCTCGAATACAGCAATTTAAGAGAGGCTTTCTTTCAAGCCGTCTCGAATTCTTCATGGGCTAACGAAGGCTATTTGGTTGCTACGAAAATAAACCAAGAGATTGATTTCAAAGACGAACTTGCAAGACTGAATAAAGCATTTGGAATTGGGATAATCTTACTGGACACAAAAAATCCCGAAGACAGTGAAATCCTTTTTTTGGCTAATCGAAAAGACGAAATCGACTTAGATACCGTTGATAGACTTGCCTTCAGTAACAAGGATTTTAGGGAGTTCCTGAAAAATGTAGAAGAGGATATTAAATTAGGAAAAGTTAAAAGCGAATACGATAAGTGGGATTAA
- a CDS encoding DMT family transporter codes for MNLLLPVIFALLSGFAMSIQPGINSILGKNIENPWLASTISFFVGTIALGIITFALGEMKSTSFILQTIKEQPWWIWIGGFLGAIVVTSSLVFAPKLGATSWIALFLLGQVVTSILLEKWGVLGFPEKPISVQKMIGLGLLVLSAWLVRKG; via the coding sequence ATGAATCTATTATTACCTGTTATCTTTGCACTGCTCTCCGGGTTCGCGATGTCTATACAACCAGGCATCAACTCCATATTAGGAAAAAATATTGAAAACCCGTGGCTTGCTTCTACGATTTCATTTTTCGTAGGAACTATCGCACTAGGTATCATCACATTTGCCTTAGGAGAAATGAAATCCACTTCATTCATACTACAAACAATCAAGGAACAACCTTGGTGGATCTGGATCGGGGGATTTTTAGGAGCAATTGTAGTTACCTCTTCTTTGGTTTTCGCACCGAAGTTAGGAGCCACAAGTTGGATCGCGTTATTCTTATTAGGCCAAGTGGTAACTTCTATTCTATTAGAAAAATGGGGAGTATTAGGATTTCCCGAAAAACCGATTTCAGTTCAAAAAATGATCGGCTTAGGACTGTTGGTTTTGAGTGCGTGGTTGGTTAGGAAAGGCTGA
- a CDS encoding ABC-F family ATP-binding cassette domain-containing protein yields MIKISNLHKSYTSNLLFDDLNLSLNRGEKLGLVGRNGHGKSTLFQMILGNVEPDSGTITFPKGYKIGHLQQHLKFTKPTVLEECALGLPEGEEYETWQVEKILSGLGFSEADLERSPEEFSGGYQIRMNLAKLLVSGPDLLMLDEPNNYLDIVTIRWLEEFLREWEGEIILVTHDRSFMDSVVTHTAAIHRTKAIKVQGDTDKLYNQINQAEEIYERTRLNEAKKRKQEEVFIARFKAKASFASRAQSRVKKLEKQGEMKALEEIESLELYFNSAPFAASQMLSAENISFSYSGQEPFLISDFSLSVGKRDRICIIGKNGKGKSTLLKLLAGELQPSAGKIQKHPALKEGYFGQTNKLNLNENATVTEEIMSADKSCTEWLARTIAGGLMFSDDMSLKKIKVLSGGEKSRVMLGKILVTPCHLLFLDEPTNHLDMQSCDALIEAIDEFEGSLIMVTHNEMHLKAVATKLIVFDNDTIRIFDGSYEDFLKDVGWSDEDY; encoded by the coding sequence ATGATCAAAATTTCTAATCTTCATAAATCTTATACTTCTAACTTATTGTTCGATGATCTGAATCTGAGTTTAAATCGGGGCGAAAAATTGGGTCTTGTCGGGCGAAATGGTCACGGTAAGTCTACTTTGTTTCAGATGATTTTGGGGAATGTGGAACCGGATTCTGGAACTATCACTTTTCCAAAGGGTTATAAGATCGGACATTTACAGCAGCACTTGAAATTTACTAAACCTACTGTGTTGGAAGAATGCGCGCTTGGTCTTCCTGAAGGTGAAGAATACGAGACTTGGCAGGTTGAAAAAATTTTGTCAGGTTTAGGTTTTTCAGAAGCTGATCTGGAAAGAAGTCCCGAAGAATTTTCGGGCGGTTATCAGATCCGAATGAATTTAGCAAAACTTTTAGTGTCCGGTCCCGACTTACTTATGTTAGACGAGCCGAACAACTATTTGGATATTGTTACGATTCGTTGGTTAGAGGAATTCCTACGAGAGTGGGAAGGCGAGATCATTTTAGTCACTCACGATAGAAGTTTTATGGATAGTGTGGTGACTCATACTGCAGCGATACATCGTACTAAAGCGATCAAGGTCCAAGGTGATACTGATAAACTTTATAATCAGATCAATCAGGCCGAAGAAATTTATGAAAGGACTCGTTTGAACGAGGCGAAAAAAAGAAAACAAGAAGAGGTCTTTATCGCTCGATTTAAAGCGAAGGCAAGTTTTGCAAGTCGCGCTCAGTCCAGAGTGAAAAAACTGGAAAAGCAAGGTGAGATGAAGGCGTTAGAAGAAATTGAAAGTTTAGAATTATACTTTAACTCCGCACCTTTCGCCGCAAGCCAGATGTTGTCTGCGGAAAATATTTCTTTTTCTTATTCAGGACAGGAACCCTTTTTAATTTCCGATTTTTCTTTGAGCGTTGGTAAAAGAGATCGGATTTGTATTATTGGTAAAAATGGTAAGGGTAAGTCCACTCTTCTAAAACTTCTCGCAGGGGAACTACAACCAAGTGCCGGAAAAATTCAAAAACATCCTGCATTAAAAGAAGGTTATTTCGGTCAGACGAATAAATTGAATCTGAACGAGAACGCGACTGTCACCGAAGAAATTATGAGTGCAGATAAATCATGCACCGAATGGCTCGCAAGAACTATCGCGGGTGGATTGATGTTCTCAGACGATATGTCTTTGAAAAAGATCAAAGTCCTTTCGGGTGGCGAGAAGAGTAGGGTGATGCTTGGAAAAATATTAGTAACTCCTTGCCATCTCCTCTTTTTAGATGAGCCTACCAACCACTTGGACATGCAATCTTGTGATGCTTTGATCGAGGCTATTGATGAGTTTGAAGGTTCTCTCATCATGGTCACTCACAATGAGATGCATCTTAAAGCCGTCGCTACCAAGTTGATCGTTTTTGATAATGACACGATCCGAATTTTTGACGGATCCTATGAAGATTTCCTCAAGGATGTCGGCTGGTCCGATGAAGATTATTAA
- a CDS encoding restriction endonuclease subunit S, with translation MKFACLSQLSDKIYHGGTPSKEIHSYWNGNIPWISSADIDEFGCISITRYITEEGLKNSAAKLVPRGSLIIVNRVGVGKAAIAPFDLCFSQDCLGLILNEEIVDVNYCIRMLKEELPKLRSRTRGATIQGISKKEVEKIAIPLPPLSKQIQIAEILSQAETLIAKRKESIRLLDELVKSQFLEMFGDPVKNEKGWEVKRLGEVLKIKHGHAFQGEYFSDRGEYVLLTPGNFFESGGYRDRGDKQKYYVGPIPSGYILEKGDLLIAMTEQTSGLLGSPLIVPGPGVYLHNQRLGLVELKGDKANKIFLFHLFNFYKVRTLIHSKATGTKVRHTSPSKIEDLTLGIPEISEQNQFADFVINLNKQKVQYIESLRNFESLYFSLSQKAFRGELTFAKETVILSESKSLRSDIAPETISKKRRTTEKSKKPKVNSISLNLEKEEKFFLKRKVLGSYIINQSLEDSNLGDVKFEKLLHLSEYHVLKRNFGQHYIQKVAGPYDNKFTINFFQQIERDRWFLRLKKGKQFFFKPGEKHDSSTKTYNYFSKEELSGINGLIQLFRKADFEQVEIVSTLYAVWNNRIIKAEPIVDTLLKEDFLNWAPEKIKYKDRVDGALAWMREKGILPDGWGPLIEKAE, from the coding sequence ATGAAGTTCGCGTGTTTGTCTCAATTATCTGATAAGATTTATCATGGAGGAACGCCTTCCAAAGAAATTCATTCATATTGGAATGGAAATATTCCATGGATTAGCAGTGCCGACATTGATGAATTTGGATGCATAAGTATTACTCGATATATTACTGAGGAAGGGCTTAAAAACTCGGCTGCCAAACTTGTTCCCAGAGGTTCCCTGATTATCGTGAATCGAGTTGGCGTAGGTAAGGCGGCAATTGCACCTTTCGATTTATGTTTTAGCCAAGACTGTCTGGGTTTAATACTCAACGAAGAAATTGTGGATGTGAATTATTGTATAAGGATGTTGAAAGAAGAGCTTCCTAAGCTTCGGAGCCGTACTCGTGGTGCCACTATCCAGGGAATTTCTAAAAAAGAAGTAGAGAAAATTGCAATTCCTCTCCCGCCTCTCTCCAAACAAATCCAAATCGCTGAGATTCTCAGCCAAGCTGAGACTTTGATTGCAAAACGCAAAGAAAGCATTCGTTTATTGGATGAGCTGGTCAAGAGCCAGTTTTTGGAGATGTTCGGGGATCCTGTGAAGAATGAGAAGGGATGGGAGGTGAAGCGGTTAGGGGAAGTCTTAAAAATTAAACATGGTCATGCTTTCCAGGGTGAATATTTCTCTGATCGCGGCGAATACGTCTTATTGACGCCAGGTAATTTCTTTGAAAGTGGTGGATATCGAGACAGAGGTGATAAGCAGAAATATTATGTTGGACCTATTCCTAGCGGCTACATATTGGAAAAAGGAGATTTGCTGATCGCGATGACTGAACAGACGTCCGGACTCCTCGGTAGCCCTTTGATTGTGCCAGGTCCGGGAGTCTATTTACATAATCAACGGTTGGGATTGGTTGAGCTTAAGGGTGATAAAGCAAATAAGATTTTCCTTTTTCACCTCTTTAATTTTTACAAGGTTCGTACTTTGATTCATTCCAAAGCCACAGGTACCAAAGTACGACATACTTCACCAAGTAAAATAGAGGATCTGACTTTAGGAATTCCGGAGATTTCCGAACAAAATCAATTTGCTGATTTTGTTATAAATCTAAATAAACAAAAGGTTCAATATATTGAAAGTCTCCGGAATTTTGAATCCTTGTATTTCTCCTTAAGCCAGAAAGCATTCCGAGGAGAACTGACATTTGCAAAAGAAACTGTTATATTAAGTGAATCCAAATCATTGCGATCAGATATAGCTCCAGAAACTATATCGAAAAAGAGACGAACTACAGAAAAATCTAAAAAACCAAAGGTTAATTCAATCTCATTGAATCTGGAAAAAGAAGAAAAATTTTTCCTTAAGCGCAAAGTCCTCGGGTCCTATATCATCAACCAAAGTTTAGAAGACTCCAATTTGGGAGACGTGAAATTCGAAAAACTATTACATTTAAGCGAATACCATGTTCTCAAAAGAAACTTTGGTCAACATTACATTCAGAAGGTAGCTGGACCTTATGATAATAAGTTTACTATTAATTTTTTCCAGCAAATCGAGAGAGATCGTTGGTTTCTAAGATTGAAAAAAGGAAAACAGTTTTTCTTCAAGCCTGGAGAGAAGCATGATAGTTCTACAAAGACTTACAATTATTTTTCTAAGGAAGAATTGAGCGGTATCAATGGCTTGATTCAATTATTTAGAAAAGCAGATTTCGAGCAAGTTGAGATTGTTTCGACTTTGTATGCAGTATGGAATAACCGAATTATCAAAGCCGAGCCAATTGTAGATACACTTTTAAAAGAAGATTTTTTGAATTGGGCGCCTGAAAAGATAAAATACAAAGATCGTGTGGATGGAGCATTGGCTTGGATGCGCGAAAAAGGTATTCTTCCCGATGGTTGGGGGCCACTCATCGAGAAGGCGGAGTAA